ATTGGGTTTATATTATCGGCGGGGTTTATCTCCTTATACTTATGGCTGTTTGCCTTCGCATTATTTATGAAACAAGAAGTGCCACAAAAACGATGGCCTACCTGCTTTTGGCAGTTTTCATACCTGTGGGTGGCATTGTCTTTTACTTATTATTCGGTGTCAACTTTTGGAAAACAAAAGCGTACAGTAATAAATCTGACGAAGATGAAAAGCTATTGGAACATTTGAAGAAGGAAATGAAGATATATGGAACTGAAACCGTTCTTCCTCCAGAATTGCCGGCTGAAAACAGGGAGCTTGCAGTGATGCTGCAAAAGGTACTTAGCAGTCCGCTTACCCGGAGAAACAAATTGCAACTTTTAATAAACGGCGAAGAAAAATTTCCTGAAGTACTGGAAGCCATCCGCAATGCGAAACACCATATACATATTCAGTATTACATTTTTGCACAGGATAATATTGGTGAACAAATTGAAGAGCTCCTGATAAAAAAAGCGACTGAAGGTGTACGGGTACGTTTTATCTATGACGATTTTGGAAGCCCGAATATTAAAAAAAGCATAGAAGATAGAATGAGAAAAGCCGGCATTGAGATCTATCCTTTTCAAAAAGTGATGTTTTATCTGTTAGCAAACCGGTTGAATTACAGAAATCATAGAAAGACGTTGATCATAGACGGACAAACTGCTTTTACAGGCGGAATAAATGTTTGCGATAAATATATCAACAACGGAACGCATAAGTTATTTTGGCGGGATACTCATCTTCGAATTGACGGCCCCGGTGTTTTTTATTTGCAATATCTTTTTTTAACTGATTGGAAATTTTGTTGCGATGAGGATGTAGAATTGGACGAATTCCAATTCCCGGTTCCCGCAACACACAAGGAAGATAGTTTTCTGCAAGTAGCAGCCAGTGGTCCGGAGTCGAAACAACCTTCTGTTCTGTTTTCGTTATTGCAATCGATCTTCCTGGCAAAAAAGGAAATCCTTATTACAACACCTTATTTTATTCCCGGCGATAGCATTTTGGAAGCATTAAAAATTGCAGCCTTAAGTGGGCTTTCCGTAAAATTATTGGCACCGGGTATCTGTGATTCTAAACTGGTGAATGCAGCTTCAAAATCTTATTATGAAGATTTGCTTTGCGCTGGTGTTGAAGTATACGTTTACAAAAAAGGATTTGTACATGCCAAAACATTGGTTGCTGATGGTAACCTTTCTATTATTGGAACAGCAAATATGGATTATAGAAGCTTTGAATTAAATTTTGAAGCAAATGTTTTGGTATATGACAGAACATTTGCAGAAGAGTTAAGATCAGTTTTTTATAAAGACCTTGAGGAAGCTGAGAAAATAGATAAAGAAGAATGGTGCAAGCGATCGGCCTTTGAACAATTGCCTGAAAGGTTAGCCAGGTTGTTTTCACATGTTTTGTAATTTTACGTTCTGCATCTTTTGCTCTTAATTCAGATTTCTAAACATATTCGGCGATTTGGTACAAGAAAGCAGAAGTGTAGTCAGTATCAGTTAACATCAACGGCAATACAGCCATCCTGTTAAACGATATCCCCTAAGTGGCGGTTGTTGGCAGAAAGGAAATCATCAATCCCTTTATGGTAGGGAAGTAAATATCAATGAAAAAGGTAAATGGAAGATGGGTTCACTTGCCTTCTCAAAATTGTTGAGGATTGTTAAAATGAACGTAGATAATAGGTAAACGTTCTGCGATTCAATTTCCGTTAATCTTCCCAAAACAGTCATTCATATAATTGTCGTTG
The DNA window shown above is from Lacibacter sp. H375 and carries:
- the cls gene encoding cardiolipin synthase, with translation MHWVYIIGGVYLLILMAVCLRIIYETRSATKTMAYLLLAVFIPVGGIVFYLLFGVNFWKTKAYSNKSDEDEKLLEHLKKEMKIYGTETVLPPELPAENRELAVMLQKVLSSPLTRRNKLQLLINGEEKFPEVLEAIRNAKHHIHIQYYIFAQDNIGEQIEELLIKKATEGVRVRFIYDDFGSPNIKKSIEDRMRKAGIEIYPFQKVMFYLLANRLNYRNHRKTLIIDGQTAFTGGINVCDKYINNGTHKLFWRDTHLRIDGPGVFYLQYLFLTDWKFCCDEDVELDEFQFPVPATHKEDSFLQVAASGPESKQPSVLFSLLQSIFLAKKEILITTPYFIPGDSILEALKIAALSGLSVKLLAPGICDSKLVNAASKSYYEDLLCAGVEVYVYKKGFVHAKTLVADGNLSIIGTANMDYRSFELNFEANVLVYDRTFAEELRSVFYKDLEEAEKIDKEEWCKRSAFEQLPERLARLFSHVL